The sequence TTCAGCATGGTGATGCGGCTGGCGCCCTCAGCGCCTTCCGGGCCCCCGAGAGAGGGCAGGGACGCGACCACCGTGGACTTGCCGGCAGCATCCACGTGCACAATCTGGGCAGTGTCGCCGTAGTTGATGGTGGTGGGGGTGGTACTGCCCGGGTCCGGCGGCACGGTGAAACTGCCGGCAGTCCCGGCTGTACCGCTGTCGACCACCCAGACACTGCCGTCGCCCGCCGCGTACACGCCCATCGGTCCCGACAGATTCTGTGCGACTACAGCGCCCTCGGCGGGGGTGGGCACCGGTGCAGGCGTGCAACCGGAGAGCAGGGCGCCTGTCAGCAGCGCCACCGCACCAGAACGGAGAGATACCTGCACAACGCTGGTTCGTTGCATAGCGTCCTCCTGAGAACAGAGCACGTCGACCTGCAGGCCACCCGGTGTGGCCTCACTGCTCTTCTGGCTCTGTGTAGTGCAGAGTACAACTCTTAAGTCGGAATGTGCGAAATCTCATATTCCAGAGTTTCATCCAATCTTAGGGATACAGTTGGCGGCGACGGCATGTGGATGTCCCAGCCTTTCCCATGCGAGCTTCCTGCACTTGGGAGGCCCATCAGCCAGCCCTCAGCGAGACGGGCCACCATACAGAGACAGGAGGCACCATGGCTGAATTATCCGGTGATCAGCGAGAGAACCTGTCCGACAGGGAGTACGCCTACATCGACAAGCATGGCGGTCGGCACCTGCCCATTCACGATGACGAGCATATCCGTAACGCGGCAGCACGGTTCTCGCAGACCCACTTCGAGAGCACCGAGGCTCGGCAGCAGGCGGCGAAGCACATCGTGACCGCTGCACAACGGCATGGCGTGGAGCTGAACCAGGACGATGCGGTGATGCAGGCGGCAGACGCCAGCTGACGCTCACAAGCCAGGAGAGCAGCCGGAGTCTGGCTGCTCTCCTTTGTGCTGGAGCCATTGGCAGACCGTGGTTTGCCTCAACAGCCATCATCAGGATTAAGACACCGCACGCTGACACGTTCAGGCTTCCCTCTTTAGAGAGTGTCGGCCCCATCCATGCGGGGTCATTCTGAGGTCTGCCCCACCCTGCCTGTTTGAGGTGTCTCTGCCGTCGCTTGGTCGCCGTCCGCCCGACTGTTTCCCGGCCCCTCCCAGGCCGCTTGGAAATCGATTTCGTTGTGCTATGATGCGACCGTTCATTAACTTCATCTGACGCTCCCATACAGCGTTTCCTAACCTGTCCTGCCGGTCGCTCAGGCGACCTGAAGTGCTCGAGGTGATCCAGGTTGTTGTACCGGTCCATTCACGTTTCCGCTGTCCTGCAGGCCGGACCATGACCGCGCCTTCCGCAGCCGCTTTTCATGGCGTCACCCGCTCGTTCGGGCCGGTGCAGGTGCTCCACGGCGTGTCGTTGCAGGTGCGTCCCGGCGAGGTGCACGCGCTGATCGGCGAGAACGGCGCGGGCAAGAGCACCATGATGAAGATCCTGGGTGGGTACCTGCCGCCGAGCGGTGGCTCTCTGGAGGTGAACGGGCAACCGGCCCACTTCCGCAACAGTCGGGACGCCGAGGCGCGCGGCGTGGTCCTGATTCACCAGGAATTCAACCTGGCCGATGACCTGAGCGTGGCGCAGAACATGTTCCTGGGCCGCGAACTGGGCGGCGCGCTGCTCGACGACCGCGCCATGAATGCCCAGGCTGCCGCCGCGCTGCAGCGGCTGGGCCTGACCCTGGATCCCCGCACCCGGGTACGCGAGCTAAGTGTGCCGCACAAACAGCTGGTCGAGATCGCCAAGGCCCTGTCGCGTGAGGCGCGGCTGCTGATCATGGACGAGCCCACCGCCACGCTGACGGTGCGCGAGACCGACACGCTGTTCGCCCTGATCCGGCGGCTGCGCGAGCAGGGCGTGACCATCCTGTACATCAGCCACAAACTGGAGGAGGTCAAGGCGCTGGCCGATACCGTCACGGTGCTGCGCGACGGCCGGGTGGTGAGCAGCGCCCCGGCCCAGGACCTGACCCCGCACCAGATGGCCAGCCTGATGGTGGGCCGGGAGCTGGAGGACATGTTCCCGCCCCACGCCCCGCCCAGCAACGCGCCGCTGCTGGAAGTCGAGGGGCTGTCGGTGCCCGGCTGGGCGACGGACGCGAGCTTTACCCTGCACCAGGGCGAAGTGCTGGGCTTCGCCGGGCTGGTGGGCGCAGGCCGCACCGAACTGTTCGAGGGGTTGCTGGGCCTGCGCCGCTCCACGGTGGGTCAGGTGCGCCTGAAAGGGCGACCGGTGAGGCTGGGCAGCCCCGGCGCTGCCGCCCGCGCGGGCATCGTGTATCTCAGCGAGGATCGCAAGGGCAAGGGCCTGTTGGTGGATTTCCAGCTGCGCCCGAACCTGACCCTGATGACGCTGCAGCATTACGCGCGCCCGGTGCTGGACCCGCGCGCCGAGCAGCGTGCCCTGGAGCGGGCGGTGCAGACCTACGGCATCCGCACCGGCCGTCTGGACGTGCCGGCCAGCGCGCTGTCGGGCGGGAATCAGCAGAAGCTGGCGCTGGCCCGCATCCTGGAGGTGCACCCGCAGGTGATCATTCTGGACGAACCGACGCGCGGCGTGGACGTGGGCGCCAAACGTGAGATCTATGCCCTGATCCAGCAGCTGGCCGCCGCCGGGCAGGGCGTCATCGTGATTTCCAGCGAGCTGAACGAGCTGCTGGGGCTGTGCCACCGGCTGCTGGTGCTGCACAGCGGCCGGGTGGTGGCCACTCTGGAGGGCGAGGCCATGAACGAACAGACTGTGATTCAGTACGCCACCGGACTCCGCACTCCTGCCGCGCAGGTGCCGGCGTGACCACGCCCGACACCACGCCGGACGTGATGGCGCCGGCGCCGCGCCCGCCCCTGCTGAGCCGCCTCGGTGCGCTGGGGCCGCTGCTGGGCCTGCTGGCGCTGATGGCCGTCGCCACCGCGCTCAACCCGGATTTCCTGACTGTCTCCAACCTGTCGAACGTGCTGACGCGGGCGTCCTTTATCGGGATCATCGCGGTGGGCGCCACCTTCGTGATCGTGTCTGGCGGCATCGACCTGTCGGTGGGGTCCATGGCGGCGCTGATGGCCGGCTCGATGATCCTGATCATGAACGCGGCCGCCCCCAGCCTCGGCATCACCGGCAGCATTCTGCTGGGCATGCTGAGCGCCCTGCTGATCGGCGTGGGCGCCGGACTGCTGCACGGTACCGCCATCACGCGTGGCCGGATCGAGCCGTTCATCGTGACGCTGGGCACGCTGGGCATCTTCCGTTCGGTGCTGACGTACCTGTCGCAGGGCGGCAGTATCTCGCTCGACAACGCGCTGAGCGACCGCTACAGCCCGGTGTACTACGGCAAGCTGCTGGGCATTCCGATCCCGATTCTGGTGTTCGCCGCCGTGGCGCTGCTGGGCGGGCTGATCCTGAACCGCACCCGCTACGGGCGCTACGTGCAGGCGGTGGGCTCCAACGAACAGGTGGCGCGGTACGCCGCCGTGGACGTGACCCGCGTCAAGATCACGACCTACGTCATTCAGGGCCTGTGCGTGGGCATCGCCACCCTGCTG comes from Deinococcus sonorensis KR-87 and encodes:
- a CDS encoding DUF6582 domain-containing protein, producing MAELSGDQRENLSDREYAYIDKHGGRHLPIHDDEHIRNAAARFSQTHFESTEARQQAAKHIVTAAQRHGVELNQDDAVMQAADAS
- a CDS encoding sugar ABC transporter ATP-binding protein, which gives rise to MTAPSAAAFHGVTRSFGPVQVLHGVSLQVRPGEVHALIGENGAGKSTMMKILGGYLPPSGGSLEVNGQPAHFRNSRDAEARGVVLIHQEFNLADDLSVAQNMFLGRELGGALLDDRAMNAQAAAALQRLGLTLDPRTRVRELSVPHKQLVEIAKALSREARLLIMDEPTATLTVRETDTLFALIRRLREQGVTILYISHKLEEVKALADTVTVLRDGRVVSSAPAQDLTPHQMASLMVGRELEDMFPPHAPPSNAPLLEVEGLSVPGWATDASFTLHQGEVLGFAGLVGAGRTELFEGLLGLRRSTVGQVRLKGRPVRLGSPGAAARAGIVYLSEDRKGKGLLVDFQLRPNLTLMTLQHYARPVLDPRAEQRALERAVQTYGIRTGRLDVPASALSGGNQQKLALARILEVHPQVIILDEPTRGVDVGAKREIYALIQQLAAAGQGVIVISSELNELLGLCHRLLVLHSGRVVATLEGEAMNEQTVIQYATGLRTPAAQVPA
- a CDS encoding ABC transporter permease; this translates as MAPAPRPPLLSRLGALGPLLGLLALMAVATALNPDFLTVSNLSNVLTRASFIGIIAVGATFVIVSGGIDLSVGSMAALMAGSMILIMNAAAPSLGITGSILLGMLSALLIGVGAGLLHGTAITRGRIEPFIVTLGTLGIFRSVLTYLSQGGSISLDNALSDRYSPVYYGKLLGIPIPILVFAAVALLGGLILNRTRYGRYVQAVGSNEQVARYAAVDVTRVKITTYVIQGLCVGIATLLYVPRLGSASPSTGLLWELEAIAAVIIGGTALKGGSGRIWGTVVGAVLLLSIENVLNLTSIISVYLNAAVQGVVIIIVAFLQRGRRT